In Deltaproteobacteria bacterium, the genomic window TGAGATGCCCGAGCTTGACGAAGATCACACACCCGTCGGGACTGTACGGATGGTGACGGCTGCCTGGTGGGTTGCGGAGGTACGTCCCTGCGGGATAGGTGCCGTTTTCGTCAGCGAAGGTTCCTGCAAGAACGAGAATTTCTTCTCCACGCGCTTGCGTATGGGCGGGAAAAGAGGCCCCAGGAGCATAGCGAACAATACTGGTTGCTACGCCTTGCGCTTCATCGCGAGATAAGTAGCGGCGCTCAATGCCTGGTGCCGGGGAAGGTTCCCACGGCAAATCGTTGGTTTGTAAGACAATCGGTTCGTTGAGGTCGGCCCGGATACGCATCGCCATGCTTCCTATTTAAAGGCATGGAAGGTCAGCAGGGTGAAGGTCTCTCGGAT contains:
- a CDS encoding DUF4437 domain-containing protein; this translates as MRIRADLNEPIVLQTNDLPWEPSPAPGIERRYLSRDEAQGVATSIVRYAPGASFPAHTQARGEEILVLAGTFADENGTYPAGTYLRNPPGSRHHPYSPDGCVIFVKLGHLKE